One window of Hujiaoplasma nucleasis genomic DNA carries:
- the nadD gene encoding nicotinate (nicotinamide) nucleotide adenylyltransferase, translating into MIIVFGGAFNPPTIAHKEIYHFIHELVPVDKFIFLPVSKKYSKASLIEDKHRLQMLKILTADLNDAIVSEIETEDEEFLGTYQSLLKIKNQYPHQEVAFVLGADNLNHLDQWINAEKLVSEFKFIIVNRHKKNLDKLIEKKTLLKNHKSHFIILENFHSNISSSLFRETLDPYYVDEGIYHYIMKHDLYRGGKD; encoded by the coding sequence ATGATTATTGTTTTTGGTGGGGCTTTTAATCCGCCAACCATCGCCCATAAGGAAATCTATCATTTTATTCATGAACTTGTGCCTGTCGATAAGTTTATATTTTTACCTGTCTCAAAAAAATATTCAAAGGCATCTCTCATCGAAGACAAGCACAGATTACAAATGTTAAAAATACTGACTGCTGATTTAAATGACGCTATTGTATCAGAAATTGAAACTGAAGACGAAGAGTTTTTAGGAACTTACCAGTCTTTACTTAAAATTAAAAATCAATACCCTCATCAAGAGGTCGCCTTTGTATTAGGGGCTGACAACTTGAATCATTTAGATCAATGGATTAATGCTGAAAAATTAGTCAGTGAATTTAAATTCATTATAGTTAATCGACATAAAAAAAACCTAGATAAATTAATCGAAAAGAAGACCTTGTTAAAAAATCATAAGAGTCATTTCATCATTTTAGAAAATTTCCATTCAAATATATCTAGTAGCCTATTTAGAGAAACTCTAGATCCCTATTATGTTGATGAGGGCATCTATCATTACATTATGAAACATGATTTATACCGAGGAGGTAAGGACTAG
- a CDS encoding NAD(+) synthase — protein MHKGFIKISLISPKLEVGNPKFNIDQMLKALENNPSSIAVFPELATTAYTCGDLFFQNSLFTDNDKAIQYFLSNNHFKGIVIMGMPLLLEEMVLNTAVVIQEDKILGIVPKFYLPNAKEYYEKRWFNSGFDVVDKIKNIKYLGKDIAFGNIIFTYKDIQFGVEICEDMWATITPGNLLSVNGANIIFNISASNETVGKEAVRRNAVLEHSRKNSGIYAYCSAGASESSSETVFSGHNIVANNARLIKEVNVFSLETSILYVDLDMERLAYERRSNSSFRDSILKYKFQYQKVNFHLEEKDDHEFSTDIDPLPFVPKKDLYENFKKIASIQEFGLSKRISHIGIKKIIVGISGGLDSSLALLVAANAFDYLGLDRSGIMAYTLPAMHTSERTNANAKKLMELLGVSMHEIDLKDHIQDHLKLLGHDGETEDITYENAQARARTMVLMNMANKEKGIVLGTGDLSEIALGWSTYNGDQMSMYNVNGGIPKTVVRFMIKAYADYVFNDDIKACLYDILDTPISPELSSNQKTENIIGKYEINDFILYRFLNCGDDKERIKFLLGHVFDIKEKEINDYVENFFKRFYSQQFKRTASPDTPKVFDYGLSPRSDYRIPSDVKRS, from the coding sequence GTGCATAAAGGTTTTATAAAAATATCACTGATTTCTCCAAAACTTGAGGTTGGGAATCCAAAATTTAATATTGATCAAATGCTTAAAGCCTTAGAAAACAACCCTAGTTCTATCGCCGTTTTTCCTGAACTAGCAACCACAGCCTATACTTGTGGAGATTTATTCTTTCAAAATTCATTATTTACAGATAATGACAAAGCAATTCAATACTTCTTAAGTAATAATCACTTTAAAGGGATTGTTATTATGGGTATGCCATTATTATTAGAAGAGATGGTTTTAAATACAGCTGTCGTCATACAAGAAGATAAAATTTTAGGAATCGTTCCTAAATTTTATTTACCAAACGCTAAAGAGTATTATGAAAAACGTTGGTTTAACTCAGGTTTTGACGTGGTCGACAAAATTAAAAATATTAAATATTTAGGTAAAGATATTGCTTTTGGAAACATTATTTTTACTTATAAAGACATTCAGTTTGGAGTAGAAATCTGTGAAGATATGTGGGCTACCATCACTCCAGGTAACTTATTATCGGTTAATGGCGCTAATATTATATTTAATATCTCTGCCTCTAATGAAACGGTAGGCAAAGAAGCTGTAAGAAGAAATGCTGTTCTAGAACATTCAAGAAAAAACTCAGGTATTTATGCTTATTGTTCTGCAGGAGCCAGTGAATCTTCTTCTGAAACTGTATTTTCTGGACATAATATAGTGGCCAATAATGCTAGGTTAATTAAAGAAGTCAATGTTTTTTCTCTTGAAACATCAATTTTATATGTTGATCTTGATATGGAAAGATTAGCTTATGAAAGAAGATCTAATTCTTCTTTTAGAGATTCAATATTAAAGTATAAATTCCAATATCAAAAAGTAAATTTCCACTTAGAGGAAAAAGACGACCATGAGTTTTCTACTGATATAGATCCATTACCATTTGTTCCAAAAAAAGACCTCTATGAGAATTTTAAAAAAATAGCTTCAATTCAAGAATTTGGATTGTCAAAAAGAATTTCTCACATTGGTATTAAAAAAATCATTGTAGGTATTAGTGGGGGCTTAGATTCATCACTGGCTTTATTGGTAGCCGCCAATGCATTTGATTATTTGGGTCTTGATAGATCAGGCATCATGGCTTATACATTACCAGCTATGCATACTTCTGAAAGAACCAATGCCAATGCTAAGAAACTTATGGAGTTATTGGGTGTTTCTATGCATGAAATAGACTTAAAAGACCATATTCAAGACCACCTAAAGCTTTTGGGTCATGATGGTGAAACGGAAGATATCACCTATGAAAATGCACAAGCAAGAGCAAGGACCATGGTTTTAATGAATATGGCCAATAAGGAAAAAGGCATAGTACTTGGGACAGGTGATTTATCAGAAATAGCCTTAGGTTGGTCAACTTATAATGGTGACCAAATGTCTATGTACAATGTCAATGGTGGCATTCCTAAGACTGTCGTTCGCTTTATGATAAAGGCTTATGCTGATTATGTTTTTAATGATGATATTAAAGCATGCCTTTATGATATTTTAGATACACCAATTAGTCCTGAACTAAGTTCTAATCAAAAAACAGAAAATATTATCGGCAAATATGAAATCAATGATTTCATCTTATATAGATTTTTAAATTGTGGTGATGATAAAGAAAGAATTAAATTCTTACTTGGTCATGTTTTTGATATTAAAGAAAAAGAAATCAATGACTATGTAGAGAATTTCTTTAAGCGTTTTTATTCCCAACAATTTAAAAGAACTGCATCTCCTGATACACCTAAAGTCTTTGACTATGGTTTATCACCAAGGAGTGACTATCGAATACCATCGGATGTGAAAAGATCATGA